A section of the Falco biarmicus isolate bFalBia1 chromosome 3, bFalBia1.pri, whole genome shotgun sequence genome encodes:
- the GPAA1 gene encoding glycosylphosphatidylinositol anchor attachment 1 protein, protein MGLLSDPHCRRALSRLILRLNTPLCTLSYVAGLGWFLALAFQPLAPRTYMSENAMGSTMVEEQFVFGERALSYGREFAGHKKKAGGMPVAWLEKTMWNLGLEVHRQPFSRTLPFPDETRERYMVKGTNVYGILRAPRAASTESLVLSVPCSEGPHNNQAVGLMLALASYFRGQIYWAKDIIFLVNEHDLLGMEAWLEAYHDVNVTEMRSSGTLGRAGAIQAAISLELSSDVVTSFDVAVEGLNGQLPNLDLLNLFHAFCQKNGLLCTIQGKLPRSDWDSLPAYAHSLQTLLLMVLAQASGWPRGDHGLFLRYRIEAITLRGINSFRQYKYDMTTVGKTLEGMFRKLNNLLERLHQSYFFYLLPSLSRFVSIGVYMPAFGFLILVLVLKALDLWMKLSKCETGSAERLWDGDHAAGEEARPGLLALVPPVLICHAAGLALYFLPVLGQRVATQHFPVSESEAVVLTVIAIYVAGMALPHNTHRVLAGGGSDRGWMTLKLLALLYLAVQLGCLALLNFSLGFLLAATMVPAAAAVQPTGPKVLLAALLVLATPAVTLLLGIFLQRELVEAPAAVAEGWQLFLAAVAEGLLQHHLYGSLLFPFLALCAYPCWLLFWNVLFWK, encoded by the exons CACTGCCGGCGGGCGCTCTCCCGCCTCATCCTGCGCCTCAACACCCCGCTCTG caccctgagctacgtggctgggctgggctggttcCTGGCCTTGGCCTTCCAGCCTCTCGCCCCCCGCACCTACATGTCGGAGAACGCCATGGGCTCCACCATGGtggaggagcagtttgttttcGGTGAGCGGGCCCTCTCCTATGGCCGGGAGTTTGCCGGGCACAAGAAGAAAGCGGG gggGATGCCGGTGGCCTGGCTGGAGAAAACCATGTGGAacctggggctggaggtgcaTCGGCAACCCTTCTCCCGCACGCTGCCTTTCCCCGATGAGACCCGTGAGCGATAC ATGGTGAAGGGCACTAACGTGTACGGCATCCTGCGGGCGCCGCGTGCCGCCAGCACCGAGTCGCTGGTGCTGAGCGtgccctgcagtgaggggccccaCAACAACCAGGCCGTGGGGCTGATGCTGGCCCTCGCCTCCTACTTCCGAG GCCAGATCTACTGGGCGAAGGACATCATCTTCCTCGTGAACGAGCATGACCTGCTGGGCATGGAGGCCTGGCTGGAGGCCTACCATGATGTCAATGTCACTG AGATGCGGTCCTCGGGGacgctgggccgggccggggccaTCCAGGCGGCCATTTCACTGGAGCTGAGCAGCGACGTGGTGACCAGTTTTGACGTGGCAGTGGAGGGGCTGAACGGGCAGCTGCCCAACCTGGATCTGCTCAATCTCTTCCATGCCTTctgccagaagaatgggctgcTCTGCACCATCCAGGGCAAG CTGCCACGCTCGGACTGGGACTCGCTGCCTGCTTATGCCCACAGCCTGCAGACGCTGCTGCTGATGGTGCTAGCCCAGGCGTCGGGGTGGCCCCGTGGTGACCACGGCCTCTTCCTCCGCTACCGCATCGAAGCCATCACCCTCCGTGGCATCAATAGCTTCCGACAGTACAAGTACGACATGACCACCGTGGGCAA GACACTGGAGGGGATGTTTCGGAAGCTCAACAATCTGCTGGAGCGGCTGCACCAGTCCTACTTCTTCtacctcctgccctccctgtcCCGCTTCGTCTCCATTGGTGTCTACATGCCAGCCTTCGGCTTCCTCATCCTTGTCCTCGTCCTCAAG GCCCTGGACCTCTGGATGAAGCTGAGCAAGTGTGAGACGGGCAGCGCTGAGCGCCTCTGGGACGGCGACCACGCGGCTGGGGAG gaggcccggcccggcctTCTGGCGCTGGTGCCACCGGTGCTCATCTGCCATGCCGCGGGCCTCGCTCTCTACTTCTTGCCGGTGCTGGGGCAGCGTGTGGCCACCCAGCACTTCCCCGTCTCTGAGTCGGAGGCCGTGGTGCTCACTGTCATCGCCATCTACGTGGCTGGCATGGCCCTGCCCCACAACACCCAcag ggtgctggcaggtgGTGGCAGTGACCGGGGCTGGATGACGCTgaagctgctggcactgctgtaCCTGGCCGTGCAGCTGGGCTGCCTCGCCCTTCTCAACTTCTCCCTCGGCTTCCTCCTGGCCGCCACCATggtgcccgccgctgccgccgtCCAGCCCACTGGCCCCAA ggtgctgctggcagcgctGCTGGTGCTGGCCACGCCGGCCGTGACGCTGCTGCTGGGCATCTTCCTGCAGCGGGAGCTGGTGGAGGCGCCGGCGGCGGTGGCAGAGGGCTGGCAGCTCTTCCTGGCGGCCGTGGCCGaggggctgctccagcaccaCCTCTACggctccctgctcttccccttcctcgCCCTCTGCGCCTAcccctgctggctgctcttctGGAACGTTCTCTTCTGGAAGTGA
- the LOC130146692 gene encoding cytochrome c1, heme protein, mitochondrial, which translates to MAAVAVRSLPLRPYGRLLLPRARTAPAPATMSSFAGLSRGGKVALSALGLLAAGGGGLALALRSAVDAGELEMHPPSFPWSHSSPLAALDHGSVRRGFQVYKQVCSACHSLEYVAFRNLIGVTHTEAEAKALAEEVEVMDGPDENGEMFMRPGKISDYFPKPYPNPEAARAANNGALPPDLSYIVNARHGGEDYVFSLLTGYCDPPAGVTVREGLHYNPYFPGQAIGMAPPIYNEILEYDDGTPATMSQIAKDVCTFLRWAAEPEHDHRKRMGLKMLMISGLLSCLLYYMKRHKWSVLKSRKMVYRPPK; encoded by the exons ATGGCGGCGGTGGCGGTGCGGAGCCTCCCGCTGCGGCCCTACGGGCGCCTCCTGCTGCCGCGGGCCCGGACTGCGCCCGCCCCG GCCACCATGTCCTCCTTCGCTGGGCTGTCCCGCGGGGGCAAGGTGGCCCTGTCggcgctggggctgctggcggcgggcggagggggcctggccctggccctgcgCTCGGCCGTGGACGCCGGCGAGCTGGAGATGCACCCGCCCAGCTTCCCCTGGAGCCACAGCAGCCCGTTGGCTGCCCTTGACCACGGCAG CGTGCGCCGCGGGTTCCAGGTGTACAAGCAGGTGTGCTCCGCTTGTCACAGCTTGGAGTACGTGGCCTTCCGCAACCTCATCGGCGTCACACACACCGAGGCGGAGGCCAAGGCGCTGGCCGAGGAG GTGGAGGTGATGGACGGCCCGGATGAGAACGGGGAGATGTTTATGCGTCCCGGCAAAATCTCCGACTATTTTCCCAAACCTTATCCCAACCCCGAGGCGGCACGAGCTGCCAACAATGGGGCGCTGCCCCCTGACCTCAGCTACATCGTCAACGCCCG GCACGGGGGCGAGGACTACGTGTTCTCTCTCCTCACCGGCTATTGCGACCCCCCAGCCGGCGTGACAGTGCGGGAGGGGCTGCACTACAACCCATACTTCCCGGGCCAGGCCATCGGCATGGCCCCCCCAATCTACAATGAAATTTTGGAATATGATGATG GCACGCCGGCCACCATGTCACAGATCGCCAAGGACGTCTGCACGTTCCTGCggtgggcagcagagccagagcaCGACCACCGCAAACGGATGGGTTTGAAG atGCTGATGATCTCGGGGCTCCTCAGCTGCCTCCTCTACTACATGAAACGCCACAAATGGTCTGTGCTGAAGAGCAGGAAAATGGTCTACCGGCCCCCCAAGTAG